The nucleotide sequence CACGGTTCAAGGAACGATCACGCCATAAGAAACGACCTCTTAGGACGCAGGCCCGTCTCGTCCGAGAGGTAGGGGGTCTGGCCGATCCCGGTCCGGCAGAGGCGGAGGCCGTCGGCTTCGACGGCTTCGAGAGCTCTGGGCGGGTGAAGACCTGCGATGGCCCAGTCGTCATCTCGACTGGGACCCCAGTACTGGTGGGCTCGCGTATTCAACTGTCGCGAGTTGTCGGTGCTGCTGAGCGTGGTGGTGACTTTCCGTGATCAGCAGCGGGTTGTCCCCCAGTCCCGCTGCTCCTGCGTCAGCTTGTGGTGCCGCCGTAGTTCTGCAGGACGTTCAGAGCCCCGTCGAAGGCCGAGTCTCTCTTCTTGTCGAACTCGTCCTTGGTAAAGACCGGCTCGGTGAGGTGCGGAGGAATGCCTGTGCCGTCGAAGGTCCTGCCCGAGCGGGTCAGGAACTCCTCGTTCGGCAGCCAGGCCGACATGCCGTTGGGGAGCTTGCGCTGCATGACGTCCGAGAAGACGCCCTGTGTGGGCTGCCCGATCCGGACCGTCTTGCCGGGCCGGTCCATGAGGGCTTGGGTGAAGGTCTCCCCCGCGCTGACGGTCGAGCCGCCGGTCAGCACGGCGACCGGCCCGGTGTAACGGGGGCCTTGGGCAGGCGTGACATACGCGGGCTGGGGGCGGGTGTGCCGGGTGGGGTCGGCGGGGTCGTTGCGGGCCCGCTTGGAGTAGGCGACGTAGGGGGTGTCGGTGAGGCGCTCGGCGATATGGATTCCCAGGGAGTCGGAGCCGCCGCCATTGATCCGCAGGTCGATGACCAGGCCCTTCAGGCGCTGGGTGCGCTCCTGGCTGAGGACCGTATCCAGCGCCCTGTCGAGCTCGGCCAACTGGGCTGCGTAGGGGGCGCCATCGCCCGCGTATCCGCCGAAGCCGGAGATCCGCAGATAGCCCTGTCCACCGGGGAGGTCGGCGTAGGTGATCCGCCCGTTGGCGAAGTCCTGCAGGTTCCGGGCGTCCTTGAGGTCGTGCGCCACGATGAACTTCTTGACCTTGGTGTCCAACTCCTGGGTGGGCACGACGGTGCCGGGGCGGACCTGCGCGAAGACGCGGTCGCCGTCCTGAACGGCGACGTGGGAGTCGTAGAGCGGCTTGACCATCTCGCTGAACACGGCGTAGAGCTCGTCCCTGGTCGTCTTCGCGTGCACCTTGGGCCGGTATTGGTCGCGTACGGCGTGCCAGTCGATGCCCTTGGCGGCAAAGAAGGGGTAGTTCTCCTCGAAGGACCGCCAGAAGACGTCAAAGGCAGCGAGCTGCCCCTTGGGGGCCGGACGCATGCAGGCGTCGGGCAACTCCGGGATCCGGCGCAGGTTCCGCTCGCCGACGGAGCCGTCCACCCGCATGGACCCGCGGTCGCGGCCTCCTTGGGCACGCACAGTGAGGACGGTGCCGTCGGGCGTGGTGTAGGTGCCGGGGCCGGTCCGCTGCGCGGAGTCGCCCTTGAGGCAGCTGACGGCGGTGGTCTGGTACTCCTGGAAGGATCCGTTCCGGATTAACAGCACTGTGCCGTAGCCGTCCATGCGCCAGATTCCGTCGGTGGTCGGCTGGTGAGCGGTGGCGGCCGGCGCGGCTTGGCCGGCGAAGGCCAGTGCGACGGCGGTGACAGTGACAATGCGCACGATCTTGCCTTCTCTGTAGGCGACTTGCTCGGGACAGCCCCACGCTCGCTGACACGGTGTTCTCCCGGCCATCCGGCTGTCCGGTTGACCGGGGTGGGGCCAGCCCCCACCCACTACCGGCAGTACTCGGGGGCCATCCCATTGAGGGACCGACCAGCGCGGACCATGCCGCGCTGCTGGTGGACTCTCGTGTTCAGCTGCCACCAGTTCCCCGTGGAACCCAGCCTGCTGGTGCCCGTGTGTGATTTCCAGCGGCGTATCGGCTCCACGTCCCTCCGGTCTCGTTGAGCAGGCGGGTGGTGGTCTTGTCGTGGTAGCCGAGAGTGTCCGCAACGACGGGAGCCGGGCGACGGCCTCCGGGTGCTCGTGCCACTGCGCGCACCACGGACGTGTGGTGCTGATGACGCTGGCCTTCTTGCGCTGGACGTCCCGCAGGGCGGCGTCCAGTTGCTTCGGCTCGTAGGAGAGCGCCAGCGTGCGCCGGACCCCGCCGGTGAACAGGAGCTGGTGTAGGAAACCGGGCGACGTTTAGAGTAGGCGCATCGGTGCTCTGGCGGCGTGAGCGCACTCCCTGTACGACAGTCGACCTGGCGATGATGCGACGATGTGCGTATTCGTGCGTCCTGTCGGTTATGCGCGTCCGCAGTGGGCCACAACCTCACCAGGGATCGTCCCAGTCGATGCGACGCGTTCGTGTCGAGACCGTGCTCGTCGGGGGTCAAGTTGGCACGTCCGTT is from Streptomyces seoulensis and encodes:
- a CDS encoding S41 family peptidase; amino-acid sequence: MRIVTVTAVALAFAGQAAPAATAHQPTTDGIWRMDGYGTVLLIRNGSFQEYQTTAVSCLKGDSAQRTGPGTYTTPDGTVLTVRAQGGRDRGSMRVDGSVGERNLRRIPELPDACMRPAPKGQLAAFDVFWRSFEENYPFFAAKGIDWHAVRDQYRPKVHAKTTRDELYAVFSEMVKPLYDSHVAVQDGDRVFAQVRPGTVVPTQELDTKVKKFIVAHDLKDARNLQDFANGRITYADLPGGQGYLRISGFGGYAGDGAPYAAQLAELDRALDTVLSQERTQRLKGLVIDLRINGGGSDSLGIHIAERLTDTPYVAYSKRARNDPADPTRHTRPQPAYVTPAQGPRYTGPVAVLTGGSTVSAGETFTQALMDRPGKTVRIGQPTQGVFSDVMQRKLPNGMSAWLPNEEFLTRSGRTFDGTGIPPHLTEPVFTKDEFDKKRDSAFDGALNVLQNYGGTTS